Proteins from a single region of Pungitius pungitius chromosome 4, fPunPun2.1, whole genome shotgun sequence:
- the vstm2b gene encoding V-set and transmembrane domain-containing protein 2B isoform X4 codes for MKKSGLHGLFYYLLVLNSPFIIRANATFTEVPRDVSVGEGEDVEMPCAFKAVSSAPMSLEIQWWYLKEDVPKELPHELQISAPANRAKVVPREATKISTVRVQGNAISHRLSLSKVKKEEEGLYECRVSDLWADETQDFAVHAMLHVTLGDAMVAEEAVSHIQNRWPPRNTNTGLGSGGAGKGTSAPSQVKAGGQRSGQERHRVPQQAQPDLSSTTTTISVAKSSASALLGNAAILRQQLGAD; via the exons ATGAAGAAATCGGGACTACACGGCCTCTTTTACTACTTACTAGTTCTCAATTCGCCCTTTATAATTCGTGCAAATG CAACATTTACTGAAGTCCCTAGAGATGTGagtgtgggggagggagaggatgtGGAGATGCCGTGTGCCTTCAAGGCTGTCAGCTCAGCGCCCATGTCTCTGGAGATCCAGTGGTGGTATCTGAAGGAGGATGTGCCTAAAGAATTGCCTCATGAGCTACAGATCAGTGCCCCGGCGAACAGAGCAAAG gtCGTTCCAAGGGAAGCTACAAAAATAAGT ACTGTGCGCGTTCAGGGAAATGCCATCTCCCACCGCCTCAGCCTGTCCAAGgtgaagaaggaagaagaagggtTGTACGAGTGCCGCGTGTCCGACCTGTGGGCCGATGAGACTCAAGACTTTGCGGTTCACGCCATGCTGCATGTAACGCTGGGTGACGCCATGGTGGCCGAGGAGGCTGTGTCGCACATCCAGAACCGCTGGCCCCCGAGGAATACCAACACAGGACTGGGAAGTGGCGGAGCAGGAAAGGGCACCTCCGCCCCTAGCCAGGTGAAGgcagggggtcagaggtcagggcagGAGAGGCACCGAGTTCCTCAGCAAGCGCAGCCCGACCTCtcgtccaccaccaccaccatctcgGTGGCCAAGTCATCGGCCTCAGCGCTCCTAGGGAACGCAGCCATCCTCCGGCAGCAGCTAGGAGCTG ATTGA
- the vstm2b gene encoding V-set and transmembrane domain-containing protein 2B isoform X1 produces MKKSGLHGLFYYLLVLNSPFIIRANATFTEVPRDVSVGEGEDVEMPCAFKAVSSAPMSLEIQWWYLKEDVPKELPHELQISAPANRAKVVPREATKISTVRVQGNAISHRLSLSKVKKEEEGLYECRVSDLWADETQDFAVHAMLHVTLGDAMVAEEAVSHIQNRWPPRNTNTGLGSGGAGKGTSAPSQVKAGGQRSGQERHRVPQQAQPDLSSTTTTISVAKSSASALLGNAAILRQQLGAATEPLLAVNRLQCSKLLPSMPLRGCSMMSTMDPLLCICLLFLHKLLPLLLAH; encoded by the exons ATGAAGAAATCGGGACTACACGGCCTCTTTTACTACTTACTAGTTCTCAATTCGCCCTTTATAATTCGTGCAAATG CAACATTTACTGAAGTCCCTAGAGATGTGagtgtgggggagggagaggatgtGGAGATGCCGTGTGCCTTCAAGGCTGTCAGCTCAGCGCCCATGTCTCTGGAGATCCAGTGGTGGTATCTGAAGGAGGATGTGCCTAAAGAATTGCCTCATGAGCTACAGATCAGTGCCCCGGCGAACAGAGCAAAG gtCGTTCCAAGGGAAGCTACAAAAATAAGT ACTGTGCGCGTTCAGGGAAATGCCATCTCCCACCGCCTCAGCCTGTCCAAGgtgaagaaggaagaagaagggtTGTACGAGTGCCGCGTGTCCGACCTGTGGGCCGATGAGACTCAAGACTTTGCGGTTCACGCCATGCTGCATGTAACGCTGGGTGACGCCATGGTGGCCGAGGAGGCTGTGTCGCACATCCAGAACCGCTGGCCCCCGAGGAATACCAACACAGGACTGGGAAGTGGCGGAGCAGGAAAGGGCACCTCCGCCCCTAGCCAGGTGAAGgcagggggtcagaggtcagggcagGAGAGGCACCGAGTTCCTCAGCAAGCGCAGCCCGACCTCtcgtccaccaccaccaccatctcgGTGGCCAAGTCATCGGCCTCAGCGCTCCTAGGGAACGCAGCCATCCTCCGGCAGCAGCTAGGAGCTG CTACGGAGCCTCTCCTAGCTGTGAACAGACTTCAATGCAGCAAGCTGTTACCCAGCATGCCGTTAAGAG GTTGCAGTATGATGAGCACCATGGACCCCCTCCTTTGCATCTGTTTACTGTTCCTGCATAAACTCCTTCCTCTCCTACTGGCCCACTGA
- the vstm2b gene encoding V-set and transmembrane domain-containing protein 2B isoform X2, protein MKKSGLHGLFYYLLVLNSPFIIRANATFTEVPRDVSVGEGEDVEMPCAFKAVSSAPMSLEIQWWYLKEDVPKELPHELQISAPANRAKVVPREATKISTVRVQGNAISHRLSLSKVKKEEEGLYECRVSDLWADETQDFAVHAMLHVTLGDAMVAEEAVSHIQNRWPPRNTNTGLGSGGAGKGTSAPSQVKAGGQRSGQERHRVPQQAQPDLSSTTTTISVAKSSASALLGNAAILRQQLGAGCCETMRATRRLRPLWTSAEPLHQLERKTT, encoded by the exons ATGAAGAAATCGGGACTACACGGCCTCTTTTACTACTTACTAGTTCTCAATTCGCCCTTTATAATTCGTGCAAATG CAACATTTACTGAAGTCCCTAGAGATGTGagtgtgggggagggagaggatgtGGAGATGCCGTGTGCCTTCAAGGCTGTCAGCTCAGCGCCCATGTCTCTGGAGATCCAGTGGTGGTATCTGAAGGAGGATGTGCCTAAAGAATTGCCTCATGAGCTACAGATCAGTGCCCCGGCGAACAGAGCAAAG gtCGTTCCAAGGGAAGCTACAAAAATAAGT ACTGTGCGCGTTCAGGGAAATGCCATCTCCCACCGCCTCAGCCTGTCCAAGgtgaagaaggaagaagaagggtTGTACGAGTGCCGCGTGTCCGACCTGTGGGCCGATGAGACTCAAGACTTTGCGGTTCACGCCATGCTGCATGTAACGCTGGGTGACGCCATGGTGGCCGAGGAGGCTGTGTCGCACATCCAGAACCGCTGGCCCCCGAGGAATACCAACACAGGACTGGGAAGTGGCGGAGCAGGAAAGGGCACCTCCGCCCCTAGCCAGGTGAAGgcagggggtcagaggtcagggcagGAGAGGCACCGAGTTCCTCAGCAAGCGCAGCCCGACCTCtcgtccaccaccaccaccatctcgGTGGCCAAGTCATCGGCCTCAGCGCTCCTAGGGAACGCAGCCATCCTCCGGCAGCAGCTAGGAGCTG GTTGTTGTGAAACGATGAGGGCTACCAGGAGATTAAGGCCTCTATGGACATCTGCCGAGCCACTGCACCAGCTGGAGAGGAAAA CAACCTGA
- the vstm2b gene encoding V-set and transmembrane domain-containing protein 2B isoform X3, giving the protein MKKSGLHGLFYYLLVLNSPFIIRANATFTEVPRDVSVGEGEDVEMPCAFKAVSSAPMSLEIQWWYLKEDVPKELPHELQISAPANRAKVVPREATKISTVRVQGNAISHRLSLSKVKKEEEGLYECRVSDLWADETQDFAVHAMLHVTLGDAMVAEEAVSHIQNRWPPRNTNTGLGSGGAGKGTSAPSQVKAGGQRSGQERHRVPQQAQPDLSSTTTTISVAKSSASALLGNAAILRQQLGAGCSMMSTMDPLLCICLLFLHKLLPLLLAH; this is encoded by the exons ATGAAGAAATCGGGACTACACGGCCTCTTTTACTACTTACTAGTTCTCAATTCGCCCTTTATAATTCGTGCAAATG CAACATTTACTGAAGTCCCTAGAGATGTGagtgtgggggagggagaggatgtGGAGATGCCGTGTGCCTTCAAGGCTGTCAGCTCAGCGCCCATGTCTCTGGAGATCCAGTGGTGGTATCTGAAGGAGGATGTGCCTAAAGAATTGCCTCATGAGCTACAGATCAGTGCCCCGGCGAACAGAGCAAAG gtCGTTCCAAGGGAAGCTACAAAAATAAGT ACTGTGCGCGTTCAGGGAAATGCCATCTCCCACCGCCTCAGCCTGTCCAAGgtgaagaaggaagaagaagggtTGTACGAGTGCCGCGTGTCCGACCTGTGGGCCGATGAGACTCAAGACTTTGCGGTTCACGCCATGCTGCATGTAACGCTGGGTGACGCCATGGTGGCCGAGGAGGCTGTGTCGCACATCCAGAACCGCTGGCCCCCGAGGAATACCAACACAGGACTGGGAAGTGGCGGAGCAGGAAAGGGCACCTCCGCCCCTAGCCAGGTGAAGgcagggggtcagaggtcagggcagGAGAGGCACCGAGTTCCTCAGCAAGCGCAGCCCGACCTCtcgtccaccaccaccaccatctcgGTGGCCAAGTCATCGGCCTCAGCGCTCCTAGGGAACGCAGCCATCCTCCGGCAGCAGCTAGGAGCTG GTTGCAGTATGATGAGCACCATGGACCCCCTCCTTTGCATCTGTTTACTGTTCCTGCATAAACTCCTTCCTCTCCTACTGGCCCACTGA